The following coding sequences are from one Flexibacter flexilis DSM 6793 window:
- a CDS encoding DUF6678 family protein, with amino-acid sequence MNNIERQKTWIDIFEDPNISEREKYKYYTQNDEYVLKLKEKVRQTINQKGLVSIMNDTKWLKLQHGVQSLPFPPPYIEKLVLEEKSFEEVQISDKPRWFGDWSPFYQEGMFLFFAIEYIKVRPCYAEHNGRLVAPTIIDETAAFEQLLQELHIPYEEDKGVFIIYGYK; translated from the coding sequence ATGAATAATATTGAAAGGCAAAAGACATGGATTGATATTTTTGAAGACCCCAATATTTCTGAAAGAGAAAAATATAAGTATTATACACAGAATGACGAGTATGTATTAAAACTAAAAGAAAAAGTTAGGCAAACCATCAACCAAAAAGGGTTAGTATCTATAATGAATGACACCAAATGGCTGAAATTACAACACGGCGTTCAAAGCCTACCATTTCCACCTCCATACATCGAAAAATTAGTACTCGAAGAAAAATCCTTTGAAGAAGTACAAATCTCAGATAAACCACGATGGTTTGGCGATTGGAGTCCATTTTATCAAGAGGGAATGTTTTTATTTTTCGCCATTGAGTACATAAAAGTAAGGCCTTGTTATGCAGAGCATAATGGCCGTTTGGTTGCTCCAACAATCATAGATGAGACAGCCGCATTTGAACAACTTTTACAAGAATTGCATATCCCTTACGAAGAAGACAAGGGCGTTTTTATCATCTACGGATACAAATAA